One part of the Flavobacterium johnsoniae UW101 genome encodes these proteins:
- a CDS encoding PilN domain-containing protein, producing the protein MITFLSKIIKLNNLHVIGIIRNEDEEIYNVLTVKKKGNKIDIVSTQSFENFEKTAKSIDLKIPVILVVDGKGILNKEIDFNNESDVSWYKNIDFESIYHTSLLGSKSSFISFCRKNIVNEISENFLKKGFQVADIYVGSFLSGLLYNAIQKDTIISNDIILEFDNGKLDAFSKQPATVKTETYILGKEKINSSFLPLYGTIIHFFIQQKEVSKTKNETLSTEEIIYKKAFNVFGVAMLAGFLISLLGSYLLIQYYGSKNAELNLQSVYSNQSYQKILDLEKQKENKQRLLKEAGFLSAKFLSFYGYEIIKGIPSDISLTDLNIIPVNQEIKENKKISFDAKSIIIKGETFNESSFNNWMEKLKKMNWLKNFEIKSFKKDKKNKSQFEIKITIKDV; encoded by the coding sequence ATGATTACATTTTTATCTAAAATAATTAAACTAAACAATTTACATGTAATTGGAATCATCAGAAATGAAGATGAAGAAATTTACAATGTACTTACTGTTAAGAAAAAAGGTAACAAAATTGATATTGTCAGCACCCAGTCTTTTGAGAATTTTGAAAAAACAGCAAAAAGCATTGATCTTAAAATTCCCGTGATTTTAGTTGTTGATGGAAAAGGAATTTTAAATAAAGAAATCGATTTTAATAACGAAAGTGACGTAAGCTGGTATAAAAATATTGATTTCGAATCTATTTATCATACCAGTTTATTAGGCTCGAAAAGCAGCTTTATTAGTTTTTGCCGAAAAAACATTGTAAATGAAATAAGCGAAAATTTCCTAAAGAAAGGTTTTCAAGTCGCTGATATTTATGTTGGCTCATTTTTATCTGGTTTATTATATAACGCTATTCAAAAAGATACAATCATTTCAAATGACATTATTTTGGAATTTGATAATGGAAAGTTAGATGCATTTTCAAAACAACCTGCAACTGTAAAAACAGAAACTTATATTCTTGGAAAAGAAAAAATAAACAGCAGTTTCCTGCCTCTCTATGGTACAATAATCCATTTTTTTATCCAGCAGAAAGAAGTTTCAAAAACAAAAAACGAAACGCTCAGTACAGAAGAAATTATCTACAAAAAAGCTTTTAATGTTTTTGGAGTCGCAATGCTGGCTGGTTTTTTAATCAGTTTACTGGGAAGCTATCTTTTAATACAATATTATGGTTCAAAAAATGCTGAGTTAAATCTTCAGAGTGTTTACTCAAATCAATCCTATCAAAAGATACTTGATCTTGAAAAGCAAAAAGAAAATAAACAGCGCCTTTTAAAAGAAGCCGGTTTCTTGTCGGCAAAGTTTTTATCTTTTTACGGCTATGAAATTATAAAAGGAATCCCTTCTGATATTTCTCTTACCGATTTAAATATAATTCCTGTAAATCAGGAAATAAAAGAGAATAAAAAAATAAGCTTTGATGCTAAGTCTATTATAATAAAAGGAGAAACATTTAATGAATCATCTTTTAATAATTGGATGGAAAAGCTCAAAAAAATGAACTGGCTTAAAAATTTTGAAATAAAAAGCTTTAAAAAAGACAAAAAAAATAAATCTCAATTTGAAATCAAAATAACCATAAAAGATGTTTGA